One Acetonema longum DSM 6540 DNA segment encodes these proteins:
- a CDS encoding DVU_1557 family redox protein, with the protein MGKQEEQPENIGCDKCSIPLTLGKVRLAYLGSVFPVELYKCPRCGLVYIPEALARGKMQEVEAALEDK; encoded by the coding sequence ATGGGCAAACAGGAGGAGCAACCGGAAAATATCGGTTGCGATAAGTGCAGCATTCCCCTGACTTTGGGCAAGGTCAGACTGGCCTACCTGGGGAGCGTATTTCCGGTGGAACTGTATAAGTGTCCCCGGTGCGGCCTGGTCTATATCCCGGAAGCTTTGGCCAGAGGCAAGATGCAAGAGGTGGAAGCGGCCCTGGAGGATAAATGA
- a CDS encoding DVU_1551 family NTP transferase, which yields MSSFGERENIAALILAAGYSSRAPQFKPLLPLGDSTVIEQVIRNFRRAGIKDITVVAGHRAGELIPVLERARVRWVVNEQYSQGMYSSVVSGVKTLAAATQACFLLPGDMPLVKSHTLKVLCRTYRKLSPYVCYPVIQGERGHPPLLSSRLFPEILAWQGQGGLRPLLARYEAWAEEAEVQDGGIAADLDTGEDYENICRLFARREAPALAECEAILRKRAAPEPVVRHSRLVSAVAWRLADSLNQAGLGLNLELVAAAGLLHDLAKGKPDHARYGANILRRLGYPKVAAIVAVHGDIAFEEESPLDEAAVVYLADKLVQGDRIVSVDERFRPSLQRFAADEAVLPLIEKRRSTAQRIGAKAELLLGADLATVCPAGAGKEGIR from the coding sequence GTGAGCAGTTTCGGCGAAAGAGAAAATATAGCCGCCCTTATCCTGGCTGCCGGGTATTCGTCCCGTGCGCCGCAGTTTAAGCCGTTACTGCCTTTGGGCGATTCTACCGTGATTGAGCAGGTCATCCGCAATTTTCGCCGGGCGGGTATTAAGGATATTACCGTCGTGGCGGGCCACCGGGCCGGGGAACTGATACCGGTGCTGGAACGGGCCCGGGTCCGGTGGGTAGTGAATGAACAATATAGCCAGGGCATGTACTCCTCCGTCGTAAGCGGCGTAAAGACTCTTGCCGCCGCAACTCAGGCCTGCTTTCTGCTGCCGGGGGATATGCCTCTGGTAAAAAGCCATACGCTGAAAGTCTTATGCCGGACCTACCGTAAACTAAGCCCCTATGTCTGTTATCCCGTAATTCAGGGTGAGCGGGGGCACCCGCCGCTGCTTTCATCCCGCCTGTTTCCGGAAATCCTGGCCTGGCAGGGACAAGGGGGACTGCGGCCGCTGCTGGCCCGGTATGAAGCCTGGGCCGAGGAGGCTGAGGTACAGGATGGGGGAATTGCAGCCGACCTGGACACAGGGGAGGATTATGAGAATATTTGCCGCTTATTTGCCCGGCGGGAGGCACCGGCTTTAGCGGAGTGTGAAGCCATTTTGCGCAAGCGGGCTGCGCCGGAGCCGGTGGTCAGGCACAGCCGGCTGGTGTCGGCAGTGGCCTGGCGGCTGGCTGACAGCCTGAATCAGGCGGGGCTGGGACTTAATCTGGAGCTGGTGGCGGCAGCGGGGCTGCTGCATGATTTGGCCAAAGGAAAACCGGATCATGCCCGTTATGGGGCGAATATTTTGCGCCGCCTGGGCTATCCGAAGGTGGCGGCCATCGTGGCTGTTCATGGCGATATCGCCTTTGAAGAAGAGTCGCCGCTGGATGAAGCGGCGGTCGTATACCTGGCGGATAAACTGGTGCAAGGCGACCGGATTGTTTCTGTGGATGAGCGGTTTCGCCCTTCTTTGCAACGGTTTGCCGCCGATGAGGCTGTATTGCCTCTGATTGAAAAACGGCGGTCAACGGCGCAAAGAATCGGCGCAAAGGCAGAACTGCTTTTAGGCGCCGATTTAGCGACGGTATGCCCTGCCGGAGCAGGAAAGGAAGGTATAAGATGA
- the trsM gene encoding DVU_1556 family methyltransferase, whose translation MMQTDRISEGSLWSRLPEGARPGGLKLTRRLVNCCGFAPNAKVTDIGCGIGATVEYLRDKCGLDPVGVDISEASLQKGRERSAGLLLVRAAGDALPFAGGSVQGVLAECSLSVMEDMGRVLDEIHRILVPGGKLAVTDLYLREPDPAPPDAAADSGRIAGVLNQAGMLRLIEAKAFRLLLWEDHTVLLKEFVAGFIMAHGSLEELQSCMPAQGGRQNWPAARQLGYCLLVAEKSTLEVTE comes from the coding sequence ATGATGCAAACTGACCGGATTTCAGAAGGCAGCCTGTGGTCCAGACTGCCGGAGGGGGCGCGCCCCGGCGGGCTGAAGCTCACCAGGCGGCTGGTTAACTGCTGCGGTTTTGCGCCTAACGCCAAAGTAACGGATATAGGCTGCGGCATCGGGGCGACCGTGGAATATCTGCGGGATAAGTGCGGCCTGGACCCGGTAGGAGTTGATATATCAGAGGCTTCCCTCCAAAAGGGAAGGGAACGGTCAGCCGGACTGCTGCTCGTCCGGGCTGCCGGCGACGCGCTGCCTTTTGCCGGAGGCTCGGTCCAAGGCGTTTTGGCGGAGTGCAGCCTGTCGGTCATGGAGGACATGGGGCGGGTGCTGGATGAAATCCATCGCATTCTGGTCCCGGGCGGGAAGCTGGCGGTTACTGATCTTTACCTCCGGGAACCGGACCCGGCGCCCCCGGATGCTGCGGCGGATTCTGGCCGTATTGCCGGCGTTTTGAACCAAGCCGGGATGCTGCGCCTGATAGAGGCTAAAGCTTTCAGGCTTCTGCTCTGGGAAGACCATACGGTTTTGCTGAAAGAGTTTGTGGCTGGTTTTATTATGGCTCATGGCTCGCTGGAAGAACTTCAAAGCTGCATGCCGGCGCAGGGAGGCCGGCAGAACTGGCCTGCCGCCAGGCAGCTGGGTTATTGTCTGCTGGTGGCGGAAAAAAGCACCCTGGAGGTGACAGAATGA
- a CDS encoding sigma-54-dependent Fis family transcriptional regulator yields MKATTLGTFDNILGEWGRFISSKKHNPSHVRPRIAESWFRCFQAGVSPCSLAPHRSLDAVTLHKVLQEKEMLIKIAKPFMANLYQFVRGSGFVVVLTDENGHIMELFDDEDTLTNPMTQDFFRGASWHEEEAGTNAIGTALVLGEPIQVSGAEHFRQKHHCLTCSAAPILYSDGRIIGILDMSGASHLSHLHTLGMVAAAAEAITAQLNIRRKNQELAIINNRLTNFFNAVSDGVIMIDQNDMVTEINPAAWKIFGHAREDILGQPVQQLFEGKESGKSKVSAAHEPYTDRAVMADTQYGPCQCLASGEPVVNEQGAVTGGIIILRPIKQVQNLVNRFSGYSATLQFHDIIGESVEIREAVRLASLTAINSSNILLQGESGTGKEIFAQAIHNRSAQHAGPFIALNCGAIPRELIGSELFGYEEGAFTGAKRGGKPGKFELAAGGTLFLDEIGDMPLEQQISLLRVIQEKKVMRIGGDRMIPVNVRLICATNKNLRKEVEKGSFRQDLFYRLNVVTITIPPLRDRREDIPLLFTCFMEKLGRDRRCSLYVEPEVMDCLQRYNWPGNVRELQNVVERAASLAETGVIALRHLPVEISLPAGHLPAVALLPAVPVLECREQRQKLAKDAERHRILTLLDVHAGNVSQVARELGVSRKTLYDKMRRHSIRN; encoded by the coding sequence ATGAAAGCCACTACTTTGGGCACTTTTGACAATATTCTGGGCGAATGGGGCAGGTTTATATCCTCCAAAAAGCATAACCCCAGTCATGTCCGGCCCCGGATCGCCGAATCATGGTTCCGATGTTTTCAGGCGGGAGTCAGCCCCTGCAGCCTGGCGCCCCACCGGTCCCTGGACGCCGTGACGCTGCATAAAGTGCTGCAGGAAAAGGAAATGCTCATCAAAATTGCCAAGCCCTTTATGGCTAATCTATATCAGTTTGTGAGGGGCTCGGGTTTTGTGGTGGTATTAACGGATGAAAACGGTCATATCATGGAGCTGTTTGACGACGAAGATACCCTGACCAATCCCATGACCCAGGATTTCTTCCGGGGCGCCAGCTGGCATGAGGAAGAAGCGGGGACCAATGCCATCGGCACAGCGCTGGTCCTGGGAGAACCCATTCAGGTGTCAGGGGCGGAACATTTTCGTCAGAAGCATCACTGCCTGACTTGTTCCGCCGCACCCATTCTTTATTCCGACGGGCGGATCATCGGAATTCTGGATATGTCGGGCGCCTCGCATCTATCCCATTTGCATACCCTGGGGATGGTGGCGGCGGCGGCGGAAGCCATCACGGCCCAGCTGAACATCCGGCGCAAGAACCAGGAGCTGGCCATCATCAACAACCGGTTGACCAATTTCTTTAATGCCGTCTCCGACGGCGTGATCATGATTGACCAAAATGACATGGTAACAGAGATCAATCCGGCGGCCTGGAAGATTTTCGGCCACGCCAGGGAAGATATTCTGGGGCAGCCGGTGCAGCAGCTGTTTGAGGGGAAAGAATCCGGCAAAAGCAAAGTATCAGCTGCTCACGAACCCTATACCGACAGGGCGGTCATGGCTGATACCCAATACGGCCCGTGCCAGTGCCTGGCTTCCGGCGAGCCGGTGGTCAATGAGCAGGGCGCAGTCACCGGCGGCATTATCATTTTGCGGCCGATCAAACAGGTGCAAAACCTGGTCAATCGCTTTAGCGGCTACTCCGCCACCCTGCAGTTTCATGATATTATCGGGGAAAGCGTGGAGATTCGCGAAGCCGTACGGCTGGCTTCCCTGACGGCGATTAATTCGTCGAATATCCTGCTGCAGGGCGAAAGCGGCACCGGCAAAGAGATCTTCGCCCAGGCCATTCATAACCGCAGCGCCCAGCATGCCGGGCCGTTTATCGCCTTAAACTGCGGCGCCATTCCGCGGGAATTGATCGGCAGTGAGCTGTTTGGCTATGAAGAGGGGGCCTTTACCGGCGCCAAACGCGGCGGCAAGCCGGGAAAGTTTGAGTTGGCCGCCGGGGGCACCCTGTTTCTGGATGAAATCGGCGATATGCCGCTGGAGCAGCAAATTTCCCTGCTCAGAGTCATACAGGAAAAAAAGGTGATGCGGATCGGCGGCGATAGAATGATTCCGGTGAATGTGCGGCTGATTTGCGCCACCAATAAAAACTTACGCAAGGAAGTGGAAAAAGGCTCCTTCCGGCAAGATTTATTTTACCGGCTCAATGTGGTGACCATCACCATTCCCCCCCTGCGTGACCGCAGGGAAGACATCCCGCTCTTGTTCACCTGCTTTATGGAAAAGCTGGGACGGGACCGGCGCTGCAGTCTTTACGTCGAGCCGGAAGTGATGGACTGCCTGCAGCGGTACAACTGGCCGGGTAATGTGCGGGAATTGCAGAACGTGGTGGAAAGAGCGGCCAGCCTGGCGGAAACCGGCGTGATTGCCTTGCGGCATCTGCCAGTCGAAATCAGCCTGCCTGCCGGACATCTTCCAGCGGTTGCTTTATTGCCGGCAGTCCCCGTTCTCGAGTGCCGGGAGCAAAGGCAAAAACTGGCCAAAGATGCGGAACGGCACAGAATCCTGACACTGCTGGATGTACATGCCGGCAATGTCAGCCAGGTGGCAAGAGAACTGGGCGTCTCGCGGAAAACATTGTACGATAAGATGCGGCGGCATTCCATACGCAATTAG